From a region of the Coffea arabica cultivar ET-39 chromosome 3e, Coffea Arabica ET-39 HiFi, whole genome shotgun sequence genome:
- the LOC113737664 gene encoding polygalacturonase-1 non-catalytic subunit beta-like — protein MPGNLLSKLSPLSKEQAEHFTSLASEKNLPFDANLCSLANLACLSKARVDSFLDKNNYGYGRISPNVVLHVDPFSFFRLSLLKQGNMVHLSSLENQLPQQSFLPSQTASKISVTENDLRKLFPQSFESPQTKDAIQYTLIYCNTPALKEEPQSCAKSLEEMIEFSKTAIGDKNLVALASKNTEGSRKELMVGRVEKLKYGKTVACHQLFLPFATYFCHLLSNIEVYAVDVVEPRTKVPVNTVTVVCHMDTSGWSPDHVALKILKTSPGQSEACHWMSQSDLIFISQGKN, from the coding sequence ATGCCTGGAAATCTTCTGTCCAAACTATCTCCACTGAGCAAGGAACAAGCTGAACATTTCACTTCATTAGCGTCCGAGAAAAATCTTCCATTTGATGCAAATCTTTGCTCTCTTGCAAACCTAGCTTGTTTATCCAAAGCACGTGTTGATAGTTTCTTGGACAAGAATAATTACGGCTATGGCAGAATTAGCCCAAATGTTGTCCTACATGTtgatcctttttctttcttcagaCTCTCACTTCTCAAACAAGGAAACATGGTGCATCTCTCAAGCTTGGAAAACCAATTGCCCCAACagtcatttcttccttctcaaacGGCATCAAAGATCTCTGTTACGGAAAATGACCTACGAAAATTATTTCCTCAATCCTTTGAAAGCCCGCAAACAAAAGATGCCATTCAATACACCCTTATTTATTGCAATACTCCTGCTCTTAAGGAAGAGCCTCAGAGCTGTGCAAAATCCCTTGAGGAAATGATTGAATTTTCAAAAACTGCCATAGGTGACAAGAATTTGGTGGCATTGGCATCGAAAAACACAGAGGGTTCTAGAAAAGAATTGATGGTTGGACGCGTGGAAAAGCTTAAATATGGAAAAACTGTGGCATGTCATCAattatttcttccttttgcAACATATTTCTGCCATTTGCTGTCCAATATTGAAGTCTATGCAGTAGATGTTGTTGAACCTAGGACCAAAGTTCCAGTTAATACAGTCACGGTGGTATGTCATATGGATACTTCAGGCTGGTCCCCTGATCATGTGGCCTTGAAGATATTGAAAACTTCTCCTGGCCAAAGTGAAGCATGCCATTGGATGTCTCAAAGTGAtctcattttcatttctcaaggaaaGAACTAA
- the LOC140038528 gene encoding uncharacterized protein — protein sequence MAVMRVKRNFSAFNLPPGGGWSGSLCQQVENFGDHAVADFVLNGSWNISMLHQWLPDSIVSRIMQIRPPDIFSTRPDRMVWDLETTGSFSFSSTYNLVRQDSNISIFSSNIWLSALPVKISFFMIRMLSGRLPVMESLQRRGVCGPSRCSCCVNPAVESVDHVFCAGDVPRWVWNSFQVEAGDFVHVSTVKHAVIQWWMRPAKNKLMKLLYQILPSLICWHLWKARNVAVWEGKVLSAIQVHFKDMGVGRYSWHRLHISLMGWKKEMRVTLVRCLPPASTLLKLNTDGCSLGNPGRSGGVGRCPWALQRELDELLAFRNAFHVVSHCYRQANVPADRLSKIGTDTGSTVIYNSFVQLPRLVRGDLRKKGGKVSSLQHRKMDFEEFCAAAINVHHLEEGLKPPTTQIDPSMLLLINRLAASQRITDLTVNIARKRQEVSVNCSRRGALSAVAEICQFKAISAYSRSSMLLLIVFLVSLPPALKF from the exons ATGGCGGTCATGCGTGTGAAGCGGAACTTCAGCGCTTTCAATCTCCCACCTGGAGGAGGCTGGTCAG GGTCGTTGTGTCAACAGGTTGAGAATTTTGGTGATCACGCCGTAGCGGACTTCGTGTTGAATGGGAGCTGGAACATTTCGATGCTTCATCAATGGCTACCTGATAGTATTGTTTCTAGGATTATGCAAATACGCCCTCCTGATATTTTTTCTACACGCCCAGATAGGATGGTGTGGGACTTGGAGACAACTGGTTCCTTCTCCTTCTCATCTACATATAATTTGGTCCGACAGGATTCCAACATTTCCATCTTCTCCTCTAATATTTGGTTGTCAGCTTTGCCTGTAAAAATCTCTTTTTTTATGATTAGAATGTTATCGGGCCGCCTGCCTGTGATGGAATCGCTGCAGAGGCGGGGTGTCTGCGGTCCATCTCGTTGTTCTTGCTGTGTCAACCCAGCGGTGGAGTCAGTTGATCATGTCTTTTGTGCTGGAGATGTCCCACGGTGGGTATGGAATTCTTTTCAGGTCGAGGCAGGAGACTTTGTACATGTCTCAACGGTAAAACATGCAGTCATTCAATGGTGGATGCGCCCGGCTAAGAacaagttgatgaaattgttGTATCAGATATTGCCTTCGCTTATTTGTTGGCATCTTTGGAAGGCTAGGAACGTGGCGGTGTGGGAAGGAAAGGTGTTGTCAGCGATACAG GTGCACTTTAAGGATATGGGGGTGGGACGTTATTCGTGGCATCGACTACACATTTCGCTGATGGGGTGGAAGAAGGAAATGAGGGTCACATTAGTCAGGTGCCTGCCTCCGGCTTCTACCCTCCTAAAACTGAACACCGATGGGTGCTCCTTGGGGAATCCGGGGAGGAGTGGAG GGGTTGGTAGATGCCCATGGGCCTTGCAGCGAGAGCTGGACGAGTTGCTTGCCTTTCGGAATGCTTTTCATGTTGTCTCCCATTGTTATCGCCAAGCGAATGTGCCAGCAGATCGGCTTTCTAAGATTGGGACAGATACCGGCTCTACTGTTATCTACAACTCGTTTGTGCAATTGCCGCGTTTGGTTCGAGGAGACCTTAG GAAAAAGGGGGGAAAGGTGAGTTCTCTTCAACACAGAAAAATGGACTTTGAAGAGTTCTGTGCAGCTGCAATAAATGTGCACCATCTTGAAG AAGGCTTGAAACCACCAACTACTCAGATTGATCCCTCAATGCTTCTCTTAATCAACAGATTAGCAGCGTCTCAAAGGATTACAGATTTGACTGTTAATATAGCACGTAAAAGGCAAGAAGTATCTGTTAATTGCAGTCGCAGGGGCGCTTTGAGTGCTGTAGCTGAAATTTGTCAGTTCAAAGCCATTTCAGCTTATTCTCGCAGTAGTATGCTCCTGCTCATTGTTTTCCTTGTATCTCTCCCTCCAGCGTTAAAATTTTAG